One stretch of Mycolicibacterium fallax DNA includes these proteins:
- a CDS encoding type II secretion system F family protein, which produces MTGAAVLLAAALLAWPGPPRHRVGPDRRPIGRPARGARRSDPLALAAAFDVLAVCLRAGMPVPAAARAASAAAPPELAGLLRGAADLLALGADPARAWAAPTGRIEPSCADLLRLARRSASSGTALAQGVTELADRVRQDARHRGAAAAERAGVLIAGPLGLCFLPAFVCLGIVPVIAGLAGRVLGSGVL; this is translated from the coding sequence ATGACCGGCGCCGCGGTCCTGCTCGCCGCCGCGCTGCTGGCCTGGCCCGGCCCGCCGCGGCACCGGGTCGGGCCGGACCGGCGCCCGATCGGCCGCCCGGCGCGCGGCGCGCGGCGATCCGATCCCCTGGCGCTGGCCGCGGCGTTCGACGTGCTGGCGGTCTGCCTGCGCGCCGGCATGCCGGTGCCTGCCGCCGCCCGGGCCGCGTCCGCCGCCGCGCCGCCGGAGCTGGCCGGGCTGCTGCGCGGCGCCGCCGACCTGCTGGCCCTTGGCGCGGACCCCGCCCGGGCCTGGGCCGCACCGACCGGGCGCATCGAGCCGAGCTGCGCGGACCTGCTGCGGCTGGCCCGTCGCTCGGCGTCCTCGGGCACCGCGCTGGCCCAGGGCGTCACCGAACTCGCCGACCGGGTCCGCCAGGACGCCCGGCACCGCGGCGCGGCCGCCGCCGAGCGGGCCGGGGTGCTCATCGCCGGCCCGCTCGGGCTGTGCTTCCTGCCGGCGTTCGTCTGCCTCGGCATCGTCCCGGTGATCGCCGGGCTGGCCGGCCGGGTACTCGGCTCGGGAGTGTTGTGA
- a CDS encoding PAS domain-containing protein, with product MHQEWLLLETLGSEPVVVAAGKFAKDLVPISSYLRRSPYLSAIQTAVAETVANNAGLASLTPKQKRVIRTEPVTMTDGRVHGVHVWIGPADEEPPERPLPGPITWDLTIGEATDSPQALINRGEDPENAPVHGRSFASDLSAGALRTGEAKLLALALRREPDDTIYETWDLVAADGSPLTGSFVARVVVEEADDGTEHVLLRGMNWVSERESGVVEPDSLAQRILEGLATPGTYRALVDLRNWALLKWLDEPSPYYDWRADSVHPDDLERLQSMPAEFDPGGASRIVRLSHTESDWVPVHITINRIELEPGVFTGLMAMRRATECELAEDDRARTSG from the coding sequence ATGCACCAAGAGTGGTTGCTGCTTGAGACCCTGGGCAGCGAACCCGTCGTCGTCGCGGCGGGCAAGTTCGCCAAGGACCTGGTTCCGATCAGCAGCTACCTGCGCCGCAGCCCGTACCTGTCGGCGATCCAGACCGCCGTCGCCGAGACCGTCGCCAACAACGCCGGACTGGCCAGCCTGACCCCCAAGCAGAAGCGGGTCATCCGCACCGAGCCGGTGACGATGACCGACGGCCGGGTGCACGGCGTGCACGTGTGGATCGGCCCGGCCGACGAGGAGCCGCCGGAGCGTCCGCTGCCCGGCCCGATCACCTGGGATCTGACCATCGGGGAGGCGACCGACAGTCCGCAGGCGCTGATCAACCGCGGCGAGGATCCGGAGAACGCGCCGGTGCACGGCCGGTCCTTCGCCAGCGATCTGTCCGCCGGCGCCCTGCGAACCGGCGAGGCCAAGCTGCTGGCGCTGGCGCTGCGCCGGGAGCCCGACGACACCATTTACGAGACCTGGGACCTCGTCGCCGCCGACGGCAGCCCGCTGACCGGTTCGTTCGTCGCCCGGGTGGTGGTGGAGGAGGCCGACGACGGCACCGAGCACGTGCTGCTGCGCGGGATGAACTGGGTCAGTGAGCGGGAAAGCGGTGTGGTGGAACCGGATTCGCTGGCGCAGCGGATCCTGGAGGGCTTGGCGACGCCGGGCACCTACCGGGCGCTGGTCGACCTGAGGAATTGGGCACTGCTGAAGTGGCTCGACGAACCGTCGCCCTACTACGACTGGCGCGCCGACTCGGTGCACCCCGACGACCTGGAGCGGCTGCAGAGCATGCCCGCCGAGTTCGATCCGGGCGGTGCGTCCCGGATCGTGCGGTTGTCGCACACCGAATCCGACTGGGTTCCGGTGCACATCACCATCAACCGGATCGAGCTGGAGCCCGGCGTGTTCACCGGTCTGATGGCGATGCGGCGGGCCACCGAATGCGAACTGGCCGAAGACGATCGGGCCCGGACGTCGGGCTAG
- a CDS encoding TadA family conjugal transfer-associated ATPase, translating to MTAAQLAAPLIDRVRERLAAEPGPLRPAVVAAAIRAESGGVLGDTEVLAGLRLLQTELTGAGPLDPLLARPGVTDVLVSGPDSVWVDDGNGLARSTIRFDDEAAVRRLAQRLALAAGKRLDDAQPWVDGLLTGCGRHPVRLHAVLPPIATDGTAISLRVLRPAEQSLAALVAAGSIAAPAAALLGRVIRARLALVVTGGTGAGKTTLLAALLAEVPPGERIVCVEDAAELAPPHPHLVRLVARGPNIEGAGEITVRQLVRQALRMRPDRIVVGEVRGAEVVDLLGALNTGHDGGAGTVHANSPAELPARLEALAALGGLDRAALHSQLAAAIRVVVHLGRDRAGRRRLTEIAVLRPDGGIATAWHVERGRGPGADHLDALIRAGEPR from the coding sequence ATGACCGCCGCGCAGCTGGCGGCGCCGCTGATCGACCGGGTCCGGGAGCGACTGGCCGCCGAGCCCGGGCCGCTACGCCCGGCCGTCGTCGCCGCCGCCATCCGGGCGGAGTCCGGCGGTGTGCTCGGCGACACCGAGGTGCTCGCCGGGCTGCGGCTGCTGCAGACCGAACTCACCGGGGCCGGGCCGCTGGACCCGCTACTGGCCCGCCCCGGCGTCACCGACGTGCTGGTCAGCGGACCCGACTCGGTGTGGGTCGACGACGGAAACGGCTTGGCGCGCAGCACAATCCGATTTGACGACGAGGCCGCGGTGCGCCGGTTGGCACAGCGGCTGGCGCTGGCCGCCGGTAAGCGCCTCGACGACGCCCAGCCCTGGGTCGACGGCCTGCTGACCGGCTGCGGTCGCCACCCCGTCCGGCTGCACGCCGTGCTCCCGCCGATCGCCACCGACGGCACCGCGATCTCGCTGCGGGTGCTGCGCCCGGCCGAGCAGAGCCTGGCCGCGCTGGTCGCCGCCGGCTCCATCGCCGCGCCGGCGGCCGCGCTGCTGGGCCGGGTGATCCGGGCCCGGCTGGCGCTGGTCGTCACCGGCGGGACCGGGGCGGGCAAGACCACGCTGCTGGCCGCGCTGCTGGCCGAGGTGCCCCCGGGCGAGCGGATCGTCTGCGTCGAGGACGCCGCCGAGCTGGCCCCGCCGCACCCGCACCTGGTCCGGCTGGTCGCCCGCGGCCCCAACATCGAGGGCGCCGGCGAGATCACCGTCCGGCAACTGGTGCGCCAGGCGCTGCGGATGCGCCCGGACCGGATCGTGGTCGGCGAAGTCCGCGGCGCCGAGGTCGTGGACCTGCTGGGCGCACTGAACACCGGGCACGACGGCGGCGCGGGCACCGTGCACGCCAACAGCCCCGCCGAACTGCCCGCCCGGCTGGAGGCGCTCGCGGCGCTCGGCGGCCTGGACCGCGCCGCCCTGCACAGCCAGCTGGCCGCCGCGATCCGGGTGGTGGTGCACCTGGGCCGCGATCGCGCGGGCCGGCGCCGGCTGACCGAGATCGCGGTGCTGCGGCCGGACGGCGGCATCGCCACCGCCTGGCACGTCGAACGCGGCCGCGGCCCGGGCGCCGACCACCTCGACGCGCTGATCCGCGCCGGGGAACCGCGATGA
- a CDS encoding type II secretion system F family protein, translating into MITALPAAALLVAALLIAPGPPRHRLGLSPRSPRRPPALAFAAPLLAAALVSPALPPAIALLGATAWARRRAARRRRDAEAEARALADALEMMVAELRVGAHPVHALALAAEETGGPAGAALSAVTAAARLGGAVPAALAAAADRSALPGHWHRLAVAWRLAGEHGLAIAEVLAAAHRDVQERRRYADEVAAGLAGARATTAILAGLPGLGLLLGHALGADPLAFLTGPGGGCLLLGTGFLTAGLLWAGRITDRLTRP; encoded by the coding sequence ATGATCACGGCCCTGCCGGCCGCCGCGCTGCTGGTTGCCGCGCTGCTGATCGCACCCGGCCCACCGCGGCACCGGCTGGGCCTGTCGCCGCGGTCTCCGCGGCGGCCGCCCGCCCTGGCGTTTGCCGCGCCGCTGCTGGCCGCCGCGCTGGTCTCCCCGGCGCTGCCACCGGCGATCGCGCTGCTCGGCGCGACCGCCTGGGCCCGGCGCCGCGCCGCCCGCCGGCGCCGCGACGCCGAGGCCGAGGCGCGCGCGCTGGCCGACGCGCTGGAGATGATGGTCGCCGAACTGCGGGTCGGCGCGCACCCGGTGCACGCCCTGGCGCTGGCGGCCGAGGAGACCGGCGGCCCCGCCGGTGCCGCGCTGAGCGCCGTCACCGCGGCGGCCCGGCTCGGCGGTGCGGTGCCCGCGGCGCTGGCCGCCGCCGCGGACCGCTCCGCGCTGCCCGGGCACTGGCACCGGCTGGCGGTGGCCTGGCGGCTGGCCGGCGAGCACGGCCTGGCGATCGCGGAGGTGCTCGCCGCGGCCCACCGCGACGTGCAGGAACGCCGCCGCTACGCCGACGAGGTGGCGGCCGGGCTGGCCGGCGCCCGGGCCACCACCGCGATCCTGGCCGGGCTGCCCGGGCTGGGCCTGCTGCTCGGGCATGCGCTGGGCGCCGACCCGTTGGCCTTCCTGACCGGCCCCGGCGGCGGATGCCTGCTGCTGGGCACCGGATTCCTGACGGCCGGGCTGCTGTGGGCCGGCCGGATCACCGATCGGCTGACCCGGCCATGA
- a CDS encoding S1 family peptidase yields MRSDWRRFAGVRMLVAGLGVVGAAVLMPLAGGGTAGAAEKVVLGGGSGITIDGDAHCTLTAIGTDVRGDLIGFTSAHCGGPGALVAPESDEALVVGEMVAGNEALDYAVIRFDPALVTPTNNVEGFVIDGLGPDPAFGQVACKLGRTTGQSCGVTWGPGQDPGTIVNQVCGAPGDSGAPVTVNNKLVGMIHGAYSDALPTCVVKFIPLHTPAVTMSFNTQLADITAKNRPGTGFRPIGT; encoded by the coding sequence GTGCGGTCCGATTGGCGCAGGTTTGCCGGTGTGCGGATGCTCGTCGCGGGGTTGGGCGTTGTCGGGGCGGCGGTGCTGATGCCGCTGGCCGGCGGCGGGACCGCCGGCGCCGCGGAGAAGGTGGTGCTCGGCGGTGGCTCCGGCATCACCATCGACGGCGACGCGCACTGCACGCTGACCGCCATCGGCACCGACGTCCGCGGTGACCTGATCGGCTTCACCTCCGCGCACTGCGGCGGCCCGGGCGCGCTGGTCGCCCCGGAGTCCGACGAGGCCCTGGTGGTCGGCGAGATGGTGGCCGGCAACGAGGCGCTGGACTACGCCGTCATCCGCTTCGACCCGGCGCTGGTCACCCCCACCAACAACGTGGAGGGCTTCGTCATCGACGGACTCGGCCCGGACCCGGCGTTCGGGCAGGTGGCCTGCAAGCTCGGCCGCACCACCGGCCAGTCCTGCGGCGTGACGTGGGGTCCCGGACAGGATCCGGGCACCATCGTCAACCAGGTCTGCGGCGCGCCCGGGGATTCCGGGGCGCCGGTGACGGTCAACAACAAGCTGGTCGGGATGATCCACGGCGCCTACAGCGACGCGCTGCCGACCTGCGTGGTCAAGTTCATCCCGCTGCACACCCCGGCGGTGACGATGTCGTTCAACACCCAGCTGGCCGACATCACCGCGAAGAACCGCCCGGGCACCGGGTTCCGTCCGATCGGGACCTGA
- a CDS encoding Rv3654c family TadE-like protein, with amino-acid sequence MLVVVLVTVTGFAAWLGAAVVARHRAQSAADLAALAAAAALPAGADAACRRARRVAAGAVVTDCRVEGLDLVVVVEVGVPVRLPGLAPATARAAARAGPVAENSPADS; translated from the coding sequence GTGCTGGTTGTCGTGCTGGTCACGGTGACCGGGTTCGCGGCGTGGCTGGGGGCCGCCGTCGTCGCCCGGCACCGGGCCCAGTCCGCCGCCGACCTGGCCGCGCTGGCCGCCGCCGCGGCGCTGCCCGCCGGCGCCGACGCGGCCTGCCGCCGGGCCCGCCGGGTGGCCGCCGGGGCGGTCGTCACCGACTGCCGCGTCGAGGGCCTGGACCTGGTGGTGGTCGTTGAGGTCGGTGTTCCGGTGCGGCTGCCCGGCCTGGCGCCGGCCACCGCCCGCGCGGCGGCCCGCGCCGGACCGGTCGCCGAGAACTCACCGGCCGACAGCTAG
- a CDS encoding Fic family protein → MSTDPLAPLAQLPGVAEAADAARDALGKAHRHRANLRGWPVTAAEASLRAARASSVLDGGALKLDEDSAADPVFAGALRVTQALEGGETNLIGVWRRAPLQALARLHMLAAADLVPEDALGRPRLEPEVSARLDLLSRLVTGGSKVPAPILAAVAHGEMLALAPFGSADGVVARAVSRLVTIATGLDPHGLGVPEVFWMRRPGDYRSAAADFASGTEQGLRDWILLSCRAMQDGAREALSIADAKK, encoded by the coding sequence GTGAGCACCGACCCGTTGGCCCCGTTGGCCCAGCTGCCCGGGGTGGCAGAGGCCGCCGACGCGGCCCGCGACGCGCTCGGTAAGGCGCACCGCCATCGCGCGAACCTGCGCGGCTGGCCGGTGACCGCGGCGGAGGCGTCGCTGCGGGCGGCGCGGGCCTCCTCGGTGCTCGACGGCGGCGCGCTCAAGCTCGACGAGGACTCCGCCGCCGACCCGGTGTTCGCCGGTGCGCTGCGGGTGACCCAGGCGCTGGAGGGTGGCGAGACCAACCTGATCGGGGTGTGGCGGCGGGCCCCGCTGCAGGCGCTGGCCCGGTTGCACATGCTGGCCGCGGCCGACCTGGTGCCGGAGGACGCGCTCGGCCGGCCCCGACTCGAGCCCGAGGTGTCGGCGCGGCTGGATCTGCTGTCCCGGTTGGTGACGGGCGGGTCGAAGGTACCCGCGCCGATCCTGGCGGCGGTCGCACACGGGGAGATGCTGGCGCTGGCCCCGTTCGGCAGCGCCGACGGCGTGGTGGCCCGCGCGGTCAGCCGGCTGGTGACGATCGCGACCGGCCTGGACCCGCACGGGCTCGGCGTGCCGGAGGTGTTCTGGATGCGCCGCCCGGGTGACTATCGCAGCGCGGCAGCGGACTTTGCCTCGGGCACCGAGCAGGGACTGCGCGACTGGATCCTGCTGAGCTGCCGGGCGATGCAGGACGGCGCCCGCGAGGCGCTGTCCATCGCGGACGCGAAGAAGTAG
- the acs gene encoding acetate--CoA ligase, which yields MTETQPELPLFPPSAEFAASANATAAMYDEADADRLAFWATQANRLSWNTPFTEVLDWSGAPFAKWFGGGKLNVAFNCVDRHVLAGHGDRVAIHWEGEPVGDARSLTYAELKDEVCRAANVLTDLGVTAGDRVAIYMPMVPEAVVAMLACARVGALHSVVFAGYSSTALRARIEDAEAKMVITTDGQFRRGAAVPLKTGVDEALEGLDPDANTVEHVLVVRRTGMDTPMTAGRDLWWDEAMSTVSNEHTPQAFDSEHPLFLLYTSGTTGKPKGVVHSSAGFLTQAAYTHYYVFDLKPETDVYWCTADIGWVTGHTYIVYGPLANGATQVLYEGTPASPDEHRHFQVIDKYGVTIYYTAPTVIRTFMRWGRELVREHDLSSLRLLGSVGEPINPEAWRWYRHVMGQDNTPIVDTWWQTETGAAMIAPLPGVTHCKPGSAMRALPGISAKIVDDDGNELAPSPDFGEHTTGYLVLDKPWPAMLRGIWGDPDRFVETYWSRFAEQGWYFAGDGARYGSDGEIWVLGRIDDVMNVSGHRISTAEVESALVGHAGVAEAAVVGATDATTGQAICAFVILKEHAKELGRDDMVHELRAEVAREISPIAKPREIHVVPELPKTRSGKIMRRLLRDVAEGRPLGDTSALLDASVFEAIRAAK from the coding sequence ATGACCGAGACGCAACCCGAGCTGCCACTGTTCCCGCCCTCGGCGGAGTTCGCTGCAAGCGCCAACGCGACTGCGGCTATGTACGACGAGGCCGACGCGGACCGGCTCGCCTTCTGGGCCACCCAGGCCAATCGCTTGAGCTGGAACACCCCCTTCACCGAGGTGCTGGACTGGTCCGGGGCGCCGTTCGCCAAGTGGTTCGGCGGCGGCAAGCTCAACGTCGCCTTCAACTGCGTGGACCGGCATGTGCTGGCCGGGCACGGCGACCGGGTGGCCATTCACTGGGAGGGCGAACCCGTCGGCGATGCCCGGTCGCTGACCTACGCCGAGCTCAAGGACGAGGTCTGCCGGGCCGCCAACGTGCTGACCGACCTCGGCGTCACCGCGGGCGACCGGGTCGCGATCTACATGCCGATGGTCCCCGAGGCGGTGGTGGCCATGCTGGCCTGCGCGCGGGTGGGCGCCCTGCACTCGGTGGTGTTCGCCGGCTACTCCTCGACCGCGCTGCGCGCCCGGATCGAGGACGCCGAGGCGAAGATGGTCATCACCACCGACGGACAGTTCCGCCGCGGCGCGGCGGTGCCGCTGAAGACCGGTGTCGACGAGGCCCTCGAGGGCCTGGACCCCGACGCCAACACCGTCGAGCACGTGCTGGTGGTGCGCCGCACCGGGATGGACACCCCGATGACCGCGGGCCGCGACCTGTGGTGGGACGAGGCGATGAGCACCGTCTCCAACGAGCACACCCCGCAGGCCTTCGACTCCGAGCACCCGCTGTTCCTGCTCTACACCTCGGGCACCACCGGCAAGCCCAAGGGCGTCGTGCACAGCTCGGCCGGCTTCCTCACCCAGGCCGCCTACACGCATTACTACGTGTTCGACCTGAAGCCCGAGACCGACGTCTACTGGTGCACCGCCGACATCGGCTGGGTCACCGGGCACACCTACATCGTCTACGGACCGCTGGCCAACGGCGCCACCCAGGTGCTCTACGAGGGCACCCCGGCCTCCCCCGACGAGCACCGGCACTTCCAGGTCATCGACAAGTACGGCGTCACGATCTACTACACCGCCCCGACCGTCATCCGCACCTTCATGCGGTGGGGCCGCGAGCTGGTCCGCGAGCACGACCTGTCCAGCCTGCGGCTGCTCGGCTCGGTCGGCGAGCCGATCAACCCGGAGGCCTGGCGCTGGTACCGGCACGTGATGGGCCAGGACAACACCCCGATCGTGGACACCTGGTGGCAGACCGAGACCGGCGCGGCGATGATCGCCCCGCTGCCCGGCGTCACGCACTGCAAGCCCGGCTCGGCGATGCGCGCGCTGCCGGGCATCTCGGCCAAGATCGTCGACGACGACGGCAACGAGCTGGCGCCGTCGCCGGACTTCGGTGAGCACACCACCGGCTACCTGGTGCTGGACAAGCCGTGGCCGGCGATGCTGCGCGGCATCTGGGGCGACCCGGATCGGTTCGTGGAGACCTACTGGTCGCGGTTCGCCGAGCAGGGCTGGTACTTCGCCGGCGACGGCGCCCGCTACGGCAGCGACGGCGAAATCTGGGTGCTCGGCCGGATCGACGACGTGATGAACGTCTCCGGGCACCGGATCTCCACCGCCGAGGTGGAGTCCGCGCTGGTCGGGCACGCCGGGGTGGCCGAGGCCGCCGTCGTCGGGGCCACCGATGCCACCACCGGGCAGGCGATCTGCGCGTTCGTCATCCTCAAGGAGCACGCCAAGGAGCTCGGCCGCGACGACATGGTCCATGAACTGCGCGCCGAGGTGGCCCGGGAGATCTCGCCGATCGCCAAGCCGCGGGAGATCCACGTGGTGCCCGAGCTGCCGAAGACCCGCAGCGGCAAGATCATGCGGCGGCTGCTGCGCGACGTCGCCGAGGGCAGGCCGCTGGGTGACACCTCGGCCCTGCTGGACGCCAGCGTCTTCGAGGCGATCCGGGCGGCCAAGTAG
- a CDS encoding HAD-IB family hydrolase produces the protein MPATEAAPGPAANGDDALSTTGPVRAAAFFDLDKTVIAKSSVFAFSKHFFNQGLLNRRAVLKSSYAQFLFLMSGADHDQMEGMRSFVTAMCTGWDVEQVKAVVSETLHDVVTPLIFAEAADLIAAHRLCGRDVVIVSTSGDEVVAPIAKALGATHAMATTMVEQDGKYTGEIAFYCYGETKAEAIRELAELEGYQLEHCYAYSDSITDLPMLSEVGHPTVVNPDRALRKEAAARDWPVRTFTNSVSLRDRLPAPSTAAVATTAAVAISALAAGAAAYTLLHRPGATD, from the coding sequence GTGCCCGCCACCGAAGCCGCTCCCGGACCCGCCGCGAACGGCGACGATGCCCTCTCTACGACCGGCCCCGTCCGCGCCGCCGCGTTCTTCGATCTCGACAAGACGGTCATCGCAAAATCCAGCGTCTTCGCGTTTAGCAAACACTTTTTTAATCAAGGACTGCTGAATAGGCGCGCCGTTCTCAAATCCAGCTATGCGCAATTTCTATTTCTCATGTCGGGCGCCGATCATGACCAGATGGAGGGCATGCGCTCGTTCGTCACCGCTATGTGCACGGGCTGGGATGTCGAGCAGGTCAAAGCGGTGGTCAGCGAGACCCTGCACGACGTGGTGACTCCGCTGATCTTCGCCGAGGCCGCCGACCTGATCGCCGCGCACCGACTGTGCGGACGCGACGTGGTGATCGTGTCCACCTCCGGCGACGAGGTGGTCGCCCCGATCGCCAAGGCGCTGGGCGCCACCCACGCAATGGCCACCACAATGGTCGAGCAGGACGGCAAATACACCGGCGAAATCGCGTTCTACTGCTACGGCGAGACCAAGGCCGAGGCGATCCGGGAGTTGGCCGAGCTGGAGGGCTACCAGCTGGAGCACTGCTACGCCTACTCCGACTCGATCACCGACCTGCCGATGCTCTCCGAGGTCGGCCACCCGACCGTGGTCAACCCGGACCGGGCGCTGCGCAAGGAGGCCGCCGCCCGGGACTGGCCGGTGCGGACGTTCACCAACTCGGTGTCGCTGCGGGACCGGCTGCCGGCCCCGTCGACGGCGGCGGTGGCGACGACGGCCGCCGTCGCGATCAGCGCGCTGGCCGCCGGCGCGGCCGCCTACACGCTGCTGCACCGCCCCGGCGCGACCGACTGA
- a CDS encoding TadE family type IV pilus minor pilin — MLVLAVAGLGALSAQVRCVDAAREAARLAARGDTDGALSAAAAVAPRGATIRIEPAGDTVRARVQVPVPLLPGLAVTATALAAAEPGSRRG; from the coding sequence GTGCTGGTGCTGGCGGTGGCCGGGCTCGGCGCGCTCTCGGCGCAGGTCCGCTGCGTCGACGCCGCCCGGGAGGCGGCCCGGCTGGCCGCCCGCGGCGACACCGACGGCGCGCTGTCCGCCGCCGCGGCCGTCGCCCCGCGCGGGGCCACCATCCGGATCGAGCCGGCCGGGGACACCGTCCGGGCCCGGGTCCAGGTGCCGGTGCCGCTGCTGCCGGGCCTGGCCGTCACCGCGACCGCGCTGGCGGCGGCCGAACCGGGATCGCGGCGGGGGTGA
- a CDS encoding DUF4244 domain-containing protein: MRKRRKSHLGQRLSARTWALAADEAGMSTVEYAIGTIAAAAFGAILYTVVTGDSVVAALTGIIGRALSTRS, translated from the coding sequence ATGAGGAAACGACGCAAAAGCCATTTGGGTCAACGGCTTTCGGCTCGGACCTGGGCGCTGGCCGCCGACGAGGCGGGCATGAGCACCGTCGAATACGCGATCGGCACCATCGCCGCGGCCGCCTTCGGGGCGATCCTCTACACCGTGGTGACCGGGGATTCGGTGGTCGCGGCGCTGACCGGGATCATCGGCCGGGCGCTGAGCACCCGGAGCTGA
- the ssd gene encoding septum site-determining protein Ssd has protein sequence MPAAGILSILAGADLSGDLDRVAAAAGLRIAHQSRTLGLDRRAWDAATVIVVDADGARRAAARGMPRRPGIVVACAAVPGEPDYRAAVSVGAQQVLRIPAEDTTLLRVIADAVRAAPRSAATGAVLAVVSGHGGAGGSLFATALAHGAGTALLVDLDRHGPGIDLMLGRENQSGLRWPDIVVQEGGLDWDAVRAALPGDDGVSVLSHRRGSEKEIPPGAVSAVLEAGSRGGATVICDVPRWPGPAGRAALAAADLVVVLGQATVGGAAGSAATARAMRAGNPNVGLVVRGPAPGGLRAEDVAAAAGVPLLAGMRPEPKAAQRLERGALRPRPGGPLGRAAAAVLTAVTRASSP, from the coding sequence ATGCCCGCCGCCGGAATCCTCAGCATCCTCGCCGGAGCCGACCTGTCCGGCGATCTGGACCGGGTGGCGGCCGCCGCCGGGCTGCGCATCGCGCACCAATCCCGCACCTTGGGCCTGGACCGACGGGCCTGGGACGCGGCGACGGTCATCGTCGTCGACGCCGACGGGGCCCGGCGCGCCGCGGCCCGCGGGATGCCCCGGCGCCCCGGCATCGTCGTGGCCTGTGCCGCGGTCCCCGGCGAACCGGACTACCGGGCCGCGGTGTCCGTCGGCGCCCAGCAGGTGCTGCGCATCCCGGCCGAGGACACCACCCTGCTGCGGGTCATCGCCGACGCGGTGCGCGCCGCGCCGCGGTCGGCGGCCACCGGCGCGGTGCTGGCCGTCGTCTCCGGGCACGGCGGCGCCGGCGGGTCGCTGTTCGCGACCGCGCTGGCCCACGGTGCGGGCACCGCGCTGCTGGTCGACCTGGATCGGCACGGTCCCGGCATCGACCTGATGCTCGGGAGGGAGAACCAGAGCGGCCTGCGCTGGCCGGACATCGTCGTGCAGGAGGGCGGCCTGGACTGGGACGCGGTGCGCGCCGCGCTGCCCGGTGACGACGGGGTCAGCGTGCTCTCGCACCGCCGCGGCTCCGAGAAGGAGATCCCGCCGGGGGCGGTGTCCGCCGTGCTCGAGGCGGGATCGCGCGGCGGAGCGACGGTGATCTGCGATGTGCCGCGCTGGCCCGGCCCGGCCGGCCGGGCCGCGCTGGCCGCCGCCGATCTGGTCGTGGTGCTCGGCCAGGCCACCGTCGGCGGTGCCGCCGGCAGCGCCGCCACCGCGCGGGCGATGCGGGCCGGCAACCCGAACGTCGGCCTGGTGGTCCGCGGCCCCGCCCCCGGCGGACTGCGCGCCGAGGACGTCGCCGCGGCCGCGGGCGTCCCGCTGCTGGCGGGCATGCGCCCCGAACCGAAGGCGGCGCAACGGCTGGAACGCGGCGCGCTGCGGCCGCGGCCCGGCGGGCCGCTGGGCCGGGCCGCCGCCGCGGTGCTCACCGCCGTGACGCGAGCGAGCTCACCATGA